The following are encoded in a window of Osmia bicornis bicornis chromosome 15, iOsmBic2.1, whole genome shotgun sequence genomic DNA:
- the LOC114882828 gene encoding choline-phosphate cytidylyltransferase A-like isoform X1 yields the protein MSRKRVREEIMLNSTPYSDIQNGEDASCSKEDSPICPLVTMTWGTNRNSNNESSQISLKKYNSEISVNHKELPSICNEAPFSDDPEALAERNACDYNIRITLKMAKNGKAPRRIRVYADGIYDLFHQGHARQLLQAKNIFPNVYLIVGVCNDELTHSKKGRTVMTDTERYDAVRHCRYVDEVVRDAPWELDDEFLTKHKIDFVAHDDIPYMTDDSTDVYASLKAKGMFVATQRTEGVSTSDIVARIVKDYDIYVRRNLARGYSAKELNVSFLSEKKFRLQNKFDDLKDKGKRVMENIGEKRMDIISKWEEKSRDFIDAFLLLFGREGRLSTIWNESKGRLMQALSPPASPKRDGSPNGSNSSNNDEDQTSPPPQKTGRYECSRNNYYLSDDYSDDEEENLHSK from the exons CATATTCAGATATTCAGAATGGGGAAGATGCATCATGCTCAAAAGAAGATTCTCCCATTTGTCCT CTGGTGACAATGACTTGGGGGACCAACAGGAATTCAAATAATGAATCAAGTCAAATTTcactaaaaaaatataatagtgAAATTTCTGTTAACCACAAAGAACTTCCA TCAATCTGTAATGAAGCTCCTTTCAGTGATGATCCAGAAGCACTAGCTGAAAGAAATGCATGTGATTATAATATACGCATTACATTGAAAATGGCAAAAAATGGCAAAG CACCAAGGAGAATCAGGGTATATGCAGATGGTATTTATGATCTATTTCATCAAGGACACGCACGGCAACTTTTACaagcaaaaaatattttccctaATGTATACCTTATTGTtggag TCTGTAATGATGAACTAACACACAGTAAAAAAGGCAGAACAGTCATGACAGATACTGAAAGATACGATGCAGTAAGGCATTGTCGTTATGTAGATGAAGTAGTTAGGGATGCACCTTGGGAATTGGATGATGAGTTTCTTACAAAACATaag ATTGACTTTGTTGCTCATGATGATATACCCTATATGACAGATGACAGCACAGACGTTTATGCAAGTTTGAAAGCTAAGGGTATGTTTGTGGCTACTCAAAGGACAGAAGGAGTATCAACATCAGATATTGTAGCAAGAATAGTCAAAGATTATGATATATATGTAAGAAGAAATCTTGCACGAGGTTACAGTGCCAAAGAGCTCAATGTTTCTTTTCTCAGT GAAAAGAAATTCcgtttacaaaataaatttgatgatttgaaAGATAAGGGTAAACGAGTTATGGAGAACATTGGTGAAAAACGTATGGACATAATTAGTAAATGGGAAGAAAAATCTCGAGACTTTATAGATGCTTTTCTTCTACTGTTTGGAAGAGAAGGCAGATTG TCGACAATTTGGAATGAAAGTAAAGGTCGTTTAATGCAAGCACTATCTCCTCCAGCAAGTCCCAAAAGAGATGGCAGTCCAAATGGGAGTAATAGCAGCAATAATGATGAAGATCAGACAAG TCCACCACCGCAAAAGACTGGTCGTTATGAATGTTCacggaataattattatttgagtGATGACTATAGCGATGACGAAGAGGAAAACTTACACTCTAAATGA
- the LOC114882828 gene encoding choline-phosphate cytidylyltransferase A-like isoform X2, whose amino-acid sequence MSRKRVREEIMLNSTPYSDIQNGEDASCSKEDSPICPSICNEAPFSDDPEALAERNACDYNIRITLKMAKNGKAPRRIRVYADGIYDLFHQGHARQLLQAKNIFPNVYLIVGVCNDELTHSKKGRTVMTDTERYDAVRHCRYVDEVVRDAPWELDDEFLTKHKIDFVAHDDIPYMTDDSTDVYASLKAKGMFVATQRTEGVSTSDIVARIVKDYDIYVRRNLARGYSAKELNVSFLSEKKFRLQNKFDDLKDKGKRVMENIGEKRMDIISKWEEKSRDFIDAFLLLFGREGRLSTIWNESKGRLMQALSPPASPKRDGSPNGSNSSNNDEDQTSPPPQKTGRYECSRNNYYLSDDYSDDEEENLHSK is encoded by the exons CATATTCAGATATTCAGAATGGGGAAGATGCATCATGCTCAAAAGAAGATTCTCCCATTTGTCCT TCAATCTGTAATGAAGCTCCTTTCAGTGATGATCCAGAAGCACTAGCTGAAAGAAATGCATGTGATTATAATATACGCATTACATTGAAAATGGCAAAAAATGGCAAAG CACCAAGGAGAATCAGGGTATATGCAGATGGTATTTATGATCTATTTCATCAAGGACACGCACGGCAACTTTTACaagcaaaaaatattttccctaATGTATACCTTATTGTtggag TCTGTAATGATGAACTAACACACAGTAAAAAAGGCAGAACAGTCATGACAGATACTGAAAGATACGATGCAGTAAGGCATTGTCGTTATGTAGATGAAGTAGTTAGGGATGCACCTTGGGAATTGGATGATGAGTTTCTTACAAAACATaag ATTGACTTTGTTGCTCATGATGATATACCCTATATGACAGATGACAGCACAGACGTTTATGCAAGTTTGAAAGCTAAGGGTATGTTTGTGGCTACTCAAAGGACAGAAGGAGTATCAACATCAGATATTGTAGCAAGAATAGTCAAAGATTATGATATATATGTAAGAAGAAATCTTGCACGAGGTTACAGTGCCAAAGAGCTCAATGTTTCTTTTCTCAGT GAAAAGAAATTCcgtttacaaaataaatttgatgatttgaaAGATAAGGGTAAACGAGTTATGGAGAACATTGGTGAAAAACGTATGGACATAATTAGTAAATGGGAAGAAAAATCTCGAGACTTTATAGATGCTTTTCTTCTACTGTTTGGAAGAGAAGGCAGATTG TCGACAATTTGGAATGAAAGTAAAGGTCGTTTAATGCAAGCACTATCTCCTCCAGCAAGTCCCAAAAGAGATGGCAGTCCAAATGGGAGTAATAGCAGCAATAATGATGAAGATCAGACAAG TCCACCACCGCAAAAGACTGGTCGTTATGAATGTTCacggaataattattatttgagtGATGACTATAGCGATGACGAAGAGGAAAACTTACACTCTAAATGA